The window CTTTGGATTGGTTGTGACCGAGATGGGTTTAAGAAAATTATTGGAAGGCTATGGATAATCGTGGTAATATAAACCTATAGCAACATGTATTCTGCCCTTGAgttgcgttcccatgcaaaactagacagatagctaacaactaagtcttcaataaaactcccaaggcgtgacttttcttgaatgaatatattgaaaacgtttatgttgtgaaactgcaaaatacagaaaagaatatactttagtattcaattcacaccgacagtagctgtacattatacatttgaagttgcataaatacaaagcacgcgctaaggtactatgcatctggcatgatgccaaaccatatagctaattgttactcatatggtaattggctcctttcattactctaatagtgtacaaccatttatgtagaataacaaagcatattacactaggaacagtaacaaactacagtattgtatattttacaattcgtttgcatgacgcacgagcaaagtaatacagctaacgacatacatgaaaagcattgcaatttgtgagtaaatgcaaccaacattgacatgtaagcaactctatcaataacaagattataaccattagctaaatgcttgaattgaacttacaaacaaatattttccaaggctgaagcgtgacaaaaaataactacattgaaagacctgcaccgtagcgTTGTTTGTAGCTGCTTCTATGCGTGCAGAACAAATTCTCTACTTTCTGTTTGCGtagtctttctaagtaccagaaacatccactagggggcaaataacaccattgcacacaatgaaaatccaattgaacccttgtaataaaataatctgttaccttctaacaggatggcagcacactCCCCGCCTGGTATAATGAAATTGTgccactatgaaataaaacatatcaaGAAACAAATAATGCCCTTTCTATTTTTATCTTTTGTCTCTAGGATGCTTCAGAAAGAAGAACAACAATCTCTGAGATTGGTCTCAGAAACACCTTAGCAGCTCCTTGCTTGACAATTTTTAGTTCTACTTTCCTAACCTTTTTGTCACTACTGGGAAAGGTTTTTACCACAAGCCCGACTGGCCAGTCATTTCTGTGTGCCTGACTGTCTTTCAATAAGACAACATCTCCCACTTTTACATTTGGCTTTTCTGCTGTCCATTTTCTGCGTCTCTGCAGCGTTGTCAGGTATTCCGGTCTCCACCTTTTCCAAAAGGTGTCAGCGAGACACTGGACTTGCTTCCACTGTTTCCATTTCTCTTCTTTttctgtgggaagaggggcatccCACTCACTCTGATCAGAAGAGAGTTCTCTGATTAAGGCTTTACCTTGCATTGTTATTGGAGCCACGAACCCAAGGGGGTCATAAAGACTATTCACTGTGGACAGGATGCCTCTCCGCGTAAAAGGCTTCTCATTGTGGGACACCTGGAATGAGAAGCTGTCTGTTTCCAGGTTCCAGGAAAGTCCCAGACTCCGTTGAAAGGGAAGAGGATCCACTCCTAGGTCCAGATCTTTTAAGTCTTTCGCACGGTCCTCCATAGGGAAGGCTTCCATAACTGTTTTGCTATTGGATGCAATCTTGTGTAGTTTCATGTTGGACTCCGCCAACATTGCTTGTGTTTTTCTTAGAATGTTGATAGCTTCTTCTGTAGTAGCTACTGATGTCAGACCATCATCGACGTAGAAGTTCCTCACTACATATTGCTTGGGTTCTGACCCGTGTTCCTTCTCACCCTGTAGCGCTGCTCGTCTCATGCAGTAGATGGCTACGGCTGGTGAAGGGCTGTTCCCAAATACATGCACTTTCATCCTGTACTCGGTTATGTTTCTATCTGGGTTGTTGTCTTCATACCAGAGAAACCTTAAGTAATCTCTGTGATCCTCACGTACACCAAAACAGTAAAACATTTGTTGCACATCTGCTGTTAGTGCAATGCAATCCTTGCGGAAACGCATTAGGACACCCAAGAGTGTGTTGTTTAAGTCTGGACCACTGAGCAGAACATCGTTAAGTGACACTCCTTGACACTTAGCACTGGAGTCAAATACTACTCGTATTTGTTCAGGCTTTTGTGGATGGTAAACACCAAATATGGGCAGATACCAACGTTCTTTGTCTCCCTCTAGTGGCTATGAAGGTTCGGCTTGGTCGTTATCCAGCATCTTTTGCATGAAGTCAATAAAGTGACGCTTCATGTCAGGCTTTTTGTCTAAAGTCCTGCGAAGTGATGTGAGACGGTTCATGGCCTGCTCCCTGTTATTAGGGAGGCGACGTCTAGTGGGGCGAAAGGGTAGTGGAGCCACCCAGTTGTTTCCATCATCCTGGAAaacctgtttgtccataatgtccaAGAAGGCTTTGTCCTCCACTGATGGTGCCGGTTTATCATCGTCTTGTGTTTTGTCGAACACGGAACATCCCAGGCTGTCTGTGTTCACAGTTGTGATTGGATCTCTCGAGTGCactgtagagggagagatgtgtttCTGAGCTACGCTGTTGTAGTTCTCTTTTACCTGGATGATGTCAGGGCAAGGGCTCAGATAGGATGTGCGACCATTTTGAAGTATGTTTGTCCTGAACACGTTAACATTGGCTGGTCGGTGAGCCGTTCCCAGACAGACCTCACCCACGATGACCCACCCAAGGTCGAGTCGCTGTGCATAAGGAGTGTCGTGGGGCCCATTGATTTGCTCTCGTACCTTGTGTACCCTTAAGATGTCTCGTCCTAAGAGCAGGAGGATGGGAGCGTCTGGGTCCACTGCTGGAATTTTGTCCATAACTGGTTGCAGGTTGGGATGATGATACGCAATGTCGGGGGAGGGAATCTCCATCCTATCGTCTGGCATCATATCACACTCTATCAGAGTCGGGAGAGTGAGCTGCATGTGTCCATCTATAGACTCCACCATGAAGTTGACGGCTCTCCTGCCCGAAGTCTCTGTTACCCCAGAACACGTCTTCATGGTGTATGGAGCAGAGTTGTCATTGATGTTGAAGAGACTGAAAAACTCTGTCTTGGCCAGAGATTTGTTACTCTGTTCATCAAGCACTACATACATTTTGACAGCTTTCTCTCTTTTCCCAGCCGGATAAGCTTTGACTAGGCATATTTTTGAACATGATCTTGGATTGACTGCCTCACCACAGATCTCTGTACACTTTGAGGTGACAGATAGAAGAGCATCGTCACCTTGCTCCCCACCATGCTCTTTCTCTGCTGTAGCGGTGTCTGTTATTGAAGGGGCTGGGCCTGGATGCAGAGCAGCAAGATGCCTGTCGCTGTCACACTCAGAGCACTTGATTGAAACCTTACAGTCTTTAGCTCTGTGCTGAGTTGACCCACAACATCGGAAACAAATGCCATTGTCTTTGAGATATGATTTGCGCTCATCTAGAGTTTTGTATCTAAACCCACGACACTTTTTAAGAGGATGAGGCTTGTTATGTATTGGACAGTGATGGTCAGGGTTTTCAACCTTTGTCTTACTGGGTTTGGTTTGGTGGTCTGAGGCCTCAGATGACACATCTGTCTTGTATACAGTCACAGGTGTCTTGCTGCTGTACCTGGCAGGTTTCTCACTTTTCATGGGCACCTGGTTAGTTGAGGTGTAGAGGGTGAAGCTGGGGTCATTTCTAATTTTCGCCTGATTCCTGATGAATCTCGAGAAGAACGAGAATGGTGGGAATGCTACCCGATAGTCCTCCTTATATTTGGATCCCTGTGCTATCCATTTTTCTTGTAAACTGAATGGAAGTTTCTCTACAATAGGGTTTACCCCCCGAGATGTGTCCAGATAAGCGAGGCCTGGAAGGTACCCTTCTACTTTAGCACACTCCAGTTCGAGAAGAATGTCACCTAGTTCTCTTAGTTTGTGATTGTCTTTGTTAGCCAGTTTTGGAAAATCCTCAATTTTCTTCAACAGTGCATTCTCGATCACTTCGGGTGTACCATAGCACTCTTCTAGTCGTTGccagaccatgttaagtcctgcTGTTGCGTTGAAAATATGGACAGATCTAATTCTGTTTGCTTGCTCAGACGACTCTGCCCCTAGCCACTTGGTAATTAGATCTAACTCTTCCCCGGCTGATAAATTCAAGTCTCTGGTCGCATTGAGAAAGGATGCTTTCCATGCCCAATAATTTTCAGGACGATCATCAAACTTCAGGAGTCCGGAACTCACCATCTCACGGCGTAGGAGGTACTTGATGAGGTCTGGTGCCACTTGTGACTCAGggaagttttgtgtgtgtgactggaagtGGGCTTGTTTTCCATTTCCACCATGCTGCTGTTCATTCCTTTTGAACGGAGAGTCTCTGCTTATGCTCCGTTGTTTGCTACTTTCTGGATTATGGCATGTAGCTGGGTCAACACTAAGCTCTTGTTTCTGCACTTCAAATGGAAGTTCAGCAAAGTAGGGCCTAGCATGTTGTTGCACATACTCACATGTACGTTGGACTGGACTTAAGGGCTGTGTCCCTGTGTCTAGTTCTTTGCGAAGCTCTCTGCGTTCTGCTTCTACAGCTTCTTCAAAGGCTGCAGCTTCAGCCAACGCAGCAGCAGCTGCTCTCTCAACTTGGAGAACATATAAACTTGCCTCGAGGTCAGCTTTTTGCTTCAACAAGCTGGCCTCTATTTCTGCCTTTTGTTTCATCACAGAAGCTTCCTTCTCAGCATAAGAGACTTGTGCGCGTGCTGCGTCCGCCTTGGCGCGTGCTTTGACGGCTGCAAAACTCACCGTTGAGGATCTGCTTGACTGTTTTGATGACCTTGATCTTGTAGATTGAGACTTGGTCCCAATGTGCTGAAGaggctcttccatctctctctgttgaacacctGACTCTGGTTGTTGCATCGTAGACTGTTGGTCTTCCCTAGGATAAGAGGCTTTGTTGGCTGATGAAGTAGAAACATAACCACCGTGTGCAGTTATTCTTGTGCTTGAGCCCGCTGtgatgatgttttttcactattctgcccttgagttgcgttcccatgcaaaactagacagatagctaacaactaagtcttcaataaaactcccaaggcgtgacttttcttgaatgaatatattgaaaacgtttatgttgtgaaactgcaaaatacagaaaagaatatactttagtattcaattcacaccgacagtagctgtacattatacatttgaagttgcataaatacaaagcacgcgctaaggtaccatgcatctggcatgatgccaaaccatatagctaattgttactcatatggtaattggctcctttcattactctaatagtgtacaaccatttatgtagaataacaaagcatattacactaggaacagtaacaaactacagtattgtatattttacaattcgtttgcatgacgcacgagcaaagtaatacagctaacgacatacatgaaaagcattgcaatttgtgagtaaatgcaaccaacattgacatgtaagcaactctatcaataacaagattataaccattagctaaatgcttgaattgaacttacaaacaaatattttccaaggctgaagcgtgacaagaaataactacattgaaagacctgcaccgtagcgTTGTTTGTAGCTGCTTCTATGCGTGCAGAACAAATTCTCTACTTTCTGTTTGCGtagtctttctaagtaccagaaacatccactagggggcaaataacaccattgcacacaatgaaaatccaattgaacccttgtaataaaataatctgttaccttctaacaggatggcagcacaacaTGATTTTACTTGGATACAACCTAAAAAATATTTGTCAGGCCAAGCGATTGAGCTGATGCATTAACCATTAGGTTAATCTAGGTCGTTAACAGGTATTCCAGTCCATTATTGTTTACATTGTGTCTTTGTCtttgtttacattttatttcacactGGAAGCAAACAAGGCAGTTTTCTCTCTACAAGCAAATATGTATGCCATGTACAGTCTATTACATTAAATAGGTCAATTGGGGGCTATGGAGGGCTATGGAGGCTATGGAGGCTACATTGGGGGCTATGGAGGGGGTGGAGAACGAAGTGTTGCTGGACATGTACGACACTGTCCCCCTCCAAAATTAACCATATTTGGTTAGTagagaccctactgagtattttTCACCACACTTTAGCTGAGACAGGTAGAAACGTTTTCTCTTTACAGCCCAATATTCTCAACATACTAGTGTCAACAATTGTACTTTCATTATTGGtcttagaaaatatattttttacatttgttttcagAAATGACATTGCAATTTCTTGTTGGCACAATAAAAGTGTCCATTGATTAAAATTCAATATAATTTGAATGAGTTATACACGTTGACATTTTTTCAAATGCGGGCTTTTATTTTGAATGTTTCTTACTTTGCCATACGAAAGTGACGTCATCGTCTGAGCTTCTGGCAAAAATACTAGTGCGTGTACTAATGTCAATACTATATTGACATAAACAGCGGCTGTTCGTGACCAAGCATATGTAAAGCAATTCTGCGTGAATATACGCAAAGGTAAGCAGATGAATCCAATATCGAATGTTGCCAGTTTGATCATATCCGTCGTGCGTGTGTAATACCGCACAGTGGTGCTTTGATGTTGTCAAAGGAGCCGGGCAACATTTTGCAATATGGAAACATTTTATCCATGCCAATGCCCTATGCAAGTATTCTACACAATGATTTACACCAATAActtaacacaaaataaaaatacaacagAATATCGGAGCAAATACGCAACAATGTATTCGTGAGTTTTGGATTAAAATGGCAGGCGTAACATTGTGTACCATGTAGCATAATGGTCGTCTGCACATCAGCACAGTATCTCGACCATAGGCGCAGCGCACAATGTATAGCAGGAGCAGAAGACACGGTGCGATGTGTTTTTCTGGCTAGGCTACATATATTTGGTCCAGATCAAACTTTGGTCAGAACAAGTGTCTTTAAAAAAagatatgtatttttatttttattgagaaATATCAACAAACAAAAGAGGAATAGTCACATGAAAACAAGCTTACATACTATTTACATTGCCAGGAATCCTAAACAATATTCATATTCATTAATAATACAACACGTTTTAATTGcctttttgtttttcattttagtTAAAGTAGTGCCATATTGTTTAAATTAATTTATAAAGTG of the Oncorhynchus clarkii lewisi isolate Uvic-CL-2024 chromosome 3, UVic_Ocla_1.0, whole genome shotgun sequence genome contains:
- the LOC139392971 gene encoding uncharacterized protein, which produces MQQPESGVQQREMEEPLQHIGTKSQSTRSRSSKQSSRSSTVSFAAVKARAKADAARAQVSYAEKEASVMKQKAEIEASLLKQKADLEASLYVLQVERAAAAALAEAAAFEEAVEAERRELRKELDTGTQPLSPVQRTCEYVQQHARPYFAELPFEVQKQELSVDPATCHNPESSKQRSISRDSPFKRNEQQHGGNGKQAHFQSHTQNFPESQVAPDLIKYLLRREMVSSGLLKFDDRPENYWAWKASFLNATRDLNLSAGEELDLITKWLGAESSEQANRIRSVHIFNATAGLNMVWQRLEECYGTPEVIENALLKKIEDFPKLANKDNHKLRELGDILLELECAKVEGYLPGLAYLDTSRGVNPIVEKLPFSLQEKWIAQGSKYKEDYRVAFPPFSFFSRFIRNQAKIRNDPSFTLYTSTNQVPMKSEKPARYSSKTPVTVYKTDVSSEASDHQTKPSKTKVENPDHHCPIHNKPHPLKKCRGFRYKTLDERKSYLKDNGICFRCCGSTQHRAKDCKVSIKCSECDSDRHLAALHPGPAPSITDTATAEKEHGGEQGDDALLSVTSKCTEICGEAVNPRSCSKICLVKAYPAGKREKAVKMYVVLDEQSNKSLAKTEFFSLFNINDNSAPYTMKTCSGVTETSGRRAVNFMVESIDGHMQLTLPTLIECDMMPDDRMEIPSPDIAYHHPNLQPVMDKIPAVDPDAPILLLLGRDILRVHKVREQINGPHDTPYAQRLDLGWVIVGEVCLGTAHRPANVNVFRTNILQNGRTSYLSPCPDIIQVKENYNSVAQKHISPSTVHSRDPITTVNTDSLGCSVFDKTQDDDKPAPSVEDKAFLDIMDKQVFQDDGNNWVAPLPFRPTRRRLPNNREQAMNRLTSLRRTLDKKPDMKRHFIDFMQKMLDNDQAEPS